A single region of the Candidatus Methylomirabilota bacterium genome encodes:
- a CDS encoding right-handed parallel beta-helix repeat-containing protein, producing MRPITIERKILTAGALLAVLLFVPTPGEAADQCVNVGGTGGCFASIQAAIDAASAGNTVTIDKGVYLQQFDVPVAKTGLTVKGKSRKKVIIDPEVEPFGNGIDVFADGVTLKEFTLRNGTSDGIRVHPGANGTVIKKVTVTGPDSDCINIDDGPTTVDKVKLLGCGSEGIDADAADVSIYHSEIRNCDDDCIAVNGDRAKIVDNKIEVSDGRECIDLFGNDAEIKKNDIRNCNGDGIDVRGNNAVIKKNDIFVAGVCIDGSGNNVLIADNDMRACESRGVDWSGDNPVVYHNSVKGAYDEGYLVDCFAPGPCSSGEVTDNKARDIADDSQGFDIFAGVAGFLVDGNEARRAADEGFDISGTGITIRHNKARDNGGDENEPGFKISGTGHILYHNEAEENHGDGFSIGGTGHTLTDNEAEENRQDGFDVKGATGITLENNEAKENNGVGFEVSSGATATLTGNKAKGNRIPFCNEGVATDGGGNNFTLGTIACVIGD from the coding sequence ATGAGACCAATCACGATTGAGCGGAAGATACTGACTGCGGGCGCGTTGCTCGCCGTGTTGCTCTTTGTGCCGACGCCCGGCGAGGCCGCCGACCAGTGCGTCAACGTCGGGGGCACGGGTGGATGCTTTGCCTCAATTCAGGCGGCCATCGACGCCGCCAGCGCCGGCAACACGGTGACGATCGACAAGGGGGTCTACCTGCAGCAGTTCGACGTCCCGGTCGCTAAGACCGGCCTCACCGTCAAGGGGAAGAGCCGGAAGAAAGTCATCATCGACCCAGAGGTTGAACCCTTCGGCAACGGCATCGACGTCTTCGCCGACGGCGTGACGCTGAAGGAGTTTACCCTTCGGAACGGGACGAGCGACGGCATCCGTGTCCACCCCGGAGCGAACGGGACGGTGATCAAGAAGGTTACCGTCACCGGACCGGATAGTGATTGCATCAATATCGACGACGGTCCCACCACGGTGGATAAGGTGAAGCTCCTCGGCTGCGGTTCGGAGGGGATCGATGCGGACGCCGCCGACGTAAGCATTTATCATAGTGAGATCAGAAACTGCGATGACGACTGCATCGCAGTCAACGGGGACCGCGCCAAGATCGTGGACAACAAGATCGAGGTTTCCGACGGCCGCGAGTGCATCGACCTTTTCGGCAACGACGCTGAGATTAAGAAAAACGACATAAGAAACTGCAACGGTGATGGGATCGACGTCCGCGGCAACAACGCCGTGATTAAGAAAAACGACATCTTCGTGGCCGGGGTATGTATCGACGGGTCGGGCAACAACGTCCTGATTGCCGATAACGACATGCGCGCGTGCGAATCCAGGGGGGTCGACTGGAGCGGCGACAACCCGGTCGTCTACCACAACTCGGTGAAGGGCGCTTATGATGAAGGGTATCTGGTCGACTGTTTTGCCCCCGGCCCTTGCTCCAGCGGTGAGGTAACCGACAACAAAGCCAGAGACATCGCCGACGATAGCCAGGGCTTCGACATCTTCGCCGGTGTCGCCGGCTTTCTAGTGGACGGCAACGAGGCCCGCCGGGCGGCGGACGAAGGGTTTGACATCTCGGGAACTGGGATCACCATCCGGCACAACAAAGCCAGAGACAACGGCGGGGATGAGAACGAGCCCGGCTTCAAGATCTCCGGGACCGGCCACATCCTGTATCATAACGAGGCCGAGGAGAATCATGGCGACGGGTTCTCAATCGGCGGCACCGGCCACACGCTGACCGACAACGAAGCCGAGGAGAACCGGCAGGATGGCTTCGACGTAAAGGGAGCCACCGGCATCACACTTGAGAACAACGAGGCCAAAGAGAACAACGGCGTGGGCTTCGAGGTGAGCTCCGGCGCCACCGCCACGCTGACCGGCAACAAAGCCAAGGGCAACCGCATACCCTTCTGTAACGAAGGCGTCGCCACGGATGGCGGGGGCAACAACTTCACCCTCGGCACCATCGCCTGTGTCATCGGTGACTAG